One part of the Flavobacterium johnsoniae UW101 genome encodes these proteins:
- a CDS encoding tetratricopeptide repeat protein has translation MKSKYVILASALLISVATFAQKDQIKNAEKALKSGDAQGALAQLKDAENLIVNAKDTEQAQYYFVQGNAYLDLANKKVEESKNLSAAADSYKKLIDVEKASGKQKYSTQAAASITNIKGLLINSAIADTQANKHSEGAKKLYDAYLLDKNDTINLYYAASTAVNAQDFDTALPMYEELKKLNYSGKGTLYLAVNKANNNEDNFANAKERDLAVKLGTHEKPKTEAIPSKRGEIYKNLALILVQKGKIEEAKKAIADARKTNPDDSSLILTEANLYLETKDYDQYKKLVGEALQKDPNNADLVFNLGVLSANAKNNADAEKYYLKAIEINPNYTNAYLNLAALKLEAEKPIIDEMNKLGTSAKDMKRYDVLKAQREDVFKGVIPYLKKANELDPKNDDVAKTLLGVYKALEMTAEAKALKATMNQ, from the coding sequence ATGAAAAGTAAATATGTTATACTAGCATCAGCATTACTGATTTCTGTAGCTACATTTGCTCAAAAAGATCAAATTAAAAATGCAGAAAAAGCGTTAAAAAGCGGTGATGCACAAGGAGCTCTTGCACAATTAAAAGATGCAGAGAACTTAATTGTAAATGCAAAAGATACTGAGCAGGCACAGTACTATTTCGTACAAGGAAATGCTTATTTAGACCTTGCAAACAAAAAAGTTGAAGAAAGCAAAAATTTAAGTGCTGCTGCTGACAGCTACAAAAAATTAATTGATGTTGAAAAAGCTTCTGGAAAACAGAAATATTCAACTCAGGCTGCAGCATCTATCACAAACATCAAAGGATTATTAATTAATTCTGCTATTGCTGATACTCAGGCTAACAAGCATTCAGAAGGAGCTAAGAAATTGTATGATGCTTATTTGTTAGACAAAAACGATACAATTAATCTTTATTATGCAGCTTCTACAGCTGTAAACGCTCAGGATTTTGATACTGCGCTTCCTATGTACGAAGAGTTAAAAAAATTAAACTATTCTGGAAAAGGAACTTTATACTTAGCTGTAAACAAAGCAAATAATAACGAAGATAACTTCGCTAATGCAAAAGAAAGAGATTTAGCTGTAAAATTAGGAACTCACGAAAAACCTAAAACAGAAGCTATTCCTTCAAAAAGAGGAGAAATCTACAAAAACCTGGCTTTGATTTTAGTTCAAAAAGGAAAAATTGAAGAAGCTAAGAAAGCAATTGCAGATGCAAGAAAAACAAATCCAGATGACAGCTCTTTAATTCTTACTGAAGCTAATTTATATCTTGAAACAAAAGACTACGATCAGTACAAAAAATTAGTTGGAGAGGCTTTACAAAAAGACCCAAACAATGCTGATTTAGTATTTAATTTAGGTGTATTGAGTGCAAATGCAAAAAACAATGCTGATGCTGAGAAATACTACTTAAAAGCAATCGAAATTAACCCTAACTACACAAATGCTTATTTAAATCTTGCTGCATTAAAATTAGAAGCTGAGAAACCAATCATTGATGAAATGAACAAATTAGGTACATCAGCTAAAGATATGAAGCGTTACGATGTATTAAAAGCACAAAGAGAAGATGTTTTTAAAGGTGTTATCCCTTACCTTAAAAAAGCAAATGAGTTAGATCCTAAAAATGATGATGTTGCAAAAACATTATTAGGGGTTTACAAAGCGTTAGAAATGACAGCTGAGGCAAAAGCTCTAAAAGCTACAATGAACCAATAA
- the gyrA gene encoding DNA gyrase subunit A, with amino-acid sequence MSEGEKLIPINIEDEMKSAYIDYSMSVIVSRALPDVRDGLKPVHRRVLYGMYDLGVTSRSAHKKSARIVGEVLGKYHPHGDTSVYDAMVRMAQEWSMRYLLVDGQGNFGSVDGDSPAAMRYTEARMRKISEEIMADIEKETVDFQLNFDDTIYEPKVMPTRVPTLLVNGATGIAVGMATNMPPHNLTEVINGTLAYLDNNDIEVDELMTHIKAPDFPTGGIIYGYEGVREAFKTGRGRIVMRAKVGFEEVEGRESIIVTEIPYQVNKAEMIKRTADLVNEKKIEGIANIRDESDRNGMRIVYILKRDATPNVVLNTLYKYTQLQSSFSVNNIALVKGRPQLLNLKDMIHYFIEHRHDVVVRRTQFELRKAEERAHILEGLIIASDNIDEVIALIRGSKNTDEAREKLIERFKLSDIQARAIVEMRLRQLTGLEQDKLRAEYDELMKLIEHLKALLADVNLRIDLIKEELTEIRDKYGDDRRSQIEYSGGDVSIEDLIADENVVITISHAGYIKRTNLSEYKTQNRGGVGQKSAGTRDQDFLEHMFVATNHQYMMFFTQKGKCFWMRVYEIPEGSKTAKGRAIQNLINIESDDKVKAFICTQDLKDKDYINTHNLVMVTKQGQVKKTSLEKYSKPRANGVAAITIKEGDELLEAKLTDGESQIILAVKSGKLVRFEETKTRPMGRTASGVRGITLKDDTDEVIGMVTVGKNDVADSQILVVTENGYGKRTKLVDDDGEDVYRITNRGGKGVKTLNITDKTGKLISINAVTDSDDLMIINKSGLTIRMAIEDLRVMGRATQGVRLINLKGKDSIAAVTKVMKDDAEEVVVDEDGNVVESAIERVKPDLDEVLEDDGTADDDDDDSDDVVEDEDDSEEESEE; translated from the coding sequence ATGTCTGAAGGAGAAAAGTTAATTCCTATTAACATTGAAGATGAAATGAAATCAGCTTACATCGATTATTCGATGTCAGTAATTGTATCGAGAGCGCTTCCTGATGTTAGAGATGGCTTGAAACCAGTACATCGAAGAGTACTTTATGGAATGTATGATTTAGGTGTAACTTCAAGATCTGCCCATAAAAAATCTGCGAGAATTGTGGGAGAGGTTCTGGGTAAGTACCACCCGCATGGAGATACTTCTGTTTATGATGCAATGGTGCGTATGGCACAGGAATGGAGTATGCGTTATTTATTAGTGGATGGTCAGGGTAACTTTGGGTCTGTTGATGGTGACAGTCCGGCAGCGATGCGTTATACTGAGGCCAGAATGCGCAAAATTTCAGAAGAAATTATGGCAGATATCGAAAAAGAAACAGTTGATTTTCAATTGAACTTTGACGATACAATATATGAACCAAAAGTAATGCCTACAAGAGTTCCTACTTTATTAGTAAATGGAGCTACCGGTATTGCAGTTGGTATGGCAACTAATATGCCGCCACACAATTTAACAGAAGTAATCAATGGTACTTTAGCTTATCTTGATAATAATGATATCGAAGTAGATGAGTTAATGACTCACATTAAAGCTCCTGATTTCCCAACGGGAGGTATCATTTACGGTTACGAAGGTGTTCGTGAAGCTTTTAAAACAGGTAGAGGACGTATTGTAATGCGTGCTAAAGTTGGTTTTGAAGAAGTTGAAGGAAGAGAATCTATCATCGTTACCGAAATTCCATATCAGGTTAACAAAGCCGAAATGATTAAACGTACGGCAGATTTAGTTAACGAGAAAAAAATTGAAGGTATTGCTAATATCCGTGATGAATCGGATAGAAATGGTATGCGTATCGTTTATATCCTAAAACGTGACGCTACACCAAACGTAGTTTTAAATACCTTATATAAGTATACTCAATTACAATCTTCTTTTAGTGTAAATAATATTGCATTAGTAAAAGGACGTCCTCAATTATTGAATCTAAAAGATATGATTCACTATTTTATTGAGCACCGTCATGATGTAGTAGTAAGAAGAACGCAGTTTGAATTGCGTAAAGCAGAAGAAAGAGCGCATATTTTAGAAGGTTTAATTATCGCTTCTGATAATATTGACGAAGTAATTGCGTTAATTAGAGGGTCTAAAAACACAGATGAAGCAAGAGAGAAATTAATCGAAAGATTTAAATTGTCAGATATTCAGGCTCGTGCAATTGTTGAAATGCGTCTGCGTCAGTTAACAGGTCTGGAGCAGGACAAATTAAGAGCTGAGTATGATGAATTGATGAAATTAATCGAGCATTTAAAAGCTTTACTTGCAGATGTTAATCTTAGAATTGACTTGATTAAAGAAGAACTTACTGAAATTCGTGATAAATACGGAGACGATCGTCGTTCTCAAATCGAATATTCTGGTGGAGATGTAAGCATCGAAGATTTAATTGCCGATGAAAATGTAGTAATTACAATTTCACATGCAGGTTATATTAAGCGTACAAACTTATCAGAATACAAAACTCAGAATAGAGGAGGAGTTGGTCAAAAAAGTGCAGGAACAAGAGATCAGGATTTCTTAGAGCATATGTTCGTTGCAACAAACCACCAGTACATGATGTTCTTTACTCAAAAAGGAAAATGTTTCTGGATGCGTGTTTATGAAATTCCGGAAGGAAGTAAAACGGCAAAAGGAAGAGCGATTCAAAACCTTATCAATATCGAAAGTGATGATAAAGTAAAAGCTTTCATTTGTACACAAGATTTAAAAGACAAAGATTATATCAATACTCATAACCTTGTAATGGTAACAAAACAAGGACAGGTTAAGAAAACTTCTTTAGAGAAATACTCTAAACCTCGTGCTAATGGAGTTGCTGCTATTACTATTAAAGAAGGAGATGAATTGCTTGAAGCAAAATTAACCGACGGAGAAAGTCAAATTATCCTGGCAGTTAAATCTGGTAAATTGGTTCGTTTTGAAGAAACAAAAACACGTCCGATGGGAAGAACAGCTTCTGGAGTTCGTGGAATTACTTTAAAAGACGATACTGATGAAGTAATTGGTATGGTTACTGTTGGTAAAAATGATGTCGCTGATTCTCAAATTTTAGTTGTAACTGAAAACGGATACGGAAAACGTACAAAATTAGTTGATGATGATGGTGAAGACGTTTACAGAATTACAAACCGTGGCGGTAAAGGAGTTAAAACCTTAAATATTACAGATAAAACAGGAAAACTGATTTCTATTAATGCTGTAACAGATTCAGATGATTTAATGATTATCAACAAATCTGGATTGACAATTAGAATGGCAATTGAGGATTTACGTGTTATGGGACGTGCTACTCAAGGTGTTAGATTGATTAACCTGAAAGGAAAAGATTCTATTGCGGCTGTTACAAAAGTAATGAAAGATGACGCCGAAGAAGTTGTAGTTGACGAAGATGGTAACGTTGTAGAATCTGCTATTGAAAGAGTTAAACCGGATCTTGATGAAGTTCTTGAAGATGATGGAACTGCTGACGATGACGATGACGACTCTGATGATGTAGTTGAAGATGAAGACGATTCAGAAGAAGAATCTGAGGAATAA